A single window of Trichocoleus sp. DNA harbors:
- a CDS encoding Tex family protein: MLNIPQLLAQELSLKPFQVENALQLFAEGATIPFVARYRKERTGEMNETQLRDLLDRHTYLTEIEERKTAILKSIEEQGKLTDELRRKIENCLQKNELEDLYLPYRPKRRTRATIAREKGLEPLAEWIRSLNQPNAQAANLEQEVVKYVSEEKGVKTAEEALKGAADILAEEVADKAELRAYLRDQLMEAGLFVSKVKPDHPEGTTKFEMYRNYQSKVKSIAPHNLLALYRGETEGILDVEVSFDQEAVQSYLESKEIRSKNPVIRKFYREMLADAFDRLMKTSLINEVRGAKKLEADVESIKTFEENLRELLLSAPAGMKPTLAVDPGFRTGCKVSVLDQTGKFLEYQTIFPHQAAAQRVQAGNTLKTLIEKYHVELIAIGNGTAGRETDEFVAEVLQSLERKPVKVMVNESGASIYSASPVAIEEFPEFDITVRGAISIGRRLQDPLAELVKIDPKSIGVGQYQHDVDQKLLKKKLDETVESCVNYVGVDLNMASKQLLSYVSGISATVANNIVAYRNQNGVFRDRKELLKVTKLGPKAFEQAAGFLRIRDGKNPLDNTAVHPESYAVVERIAADLQVPLTQITEVADRVKKADLKKYVTDKVGEPTLRDILAELEKPGRDPRAEFKYATFKEGIKEISDLKPDMELEGVVTNVANFGAFVDIGVHQDGLIHVSQLADRFVSDPKQIVKVGQVVKVRVLEVNEQLKRISLSMKSVGSGSPSAGKAQERSQPSAKSQGKPQGKPQEKPQEKSQEKRSENKAPNLSDLKAKLNRKL, from the coding sequence ATGCTGAATATTCCTCAACTTCTGGCGCAAGAACTGTCTCTCAAGCCTTTCCAGGTCGAGAATGCCCTCCAACTCTTCGCGGAAGGTGCAACCATTCCCTTTGTTGCCCGCTATCGGAAAGAGCGCACCGGGGAAATGAACGAGACACAGTTGCGGGATCTGCTCGATCGCCACACCTACCTGACCGAGATAGAAGAACGTAAAACAGCGATTCTCAAGTCGATTGAAGAACAAGGCAAACTGACGGATGAACTGCGGCGCAAAATTGAAAATTGCCTGCAAAAAAACGAACTGGAAGATTTGTATCTGCCCTACCGTCCGAAGCGACGCACTAGAGCAACGATCGCCCGTGAGAAAGGCTTAGAGCCACTGGCAGAGTGGATTCGATCGCTCAATCAACCCAATGCTCAAGCAGCTAACCTGGAGCAGGAAGTGGTGAAGTATGTCTCGGAAGAGAAGGGTGTAAAGACGGCAGAAGAAGCCCTTAAAGGCGCAGCCGACATCCTAGCCGAGGAAGTGGCAGACAAAGCAGAACTGCGGGCTTATTTGCGCGACCAGTTGATGGAGGCGGGGCTGTTTGTCTCGAAGGTGAAGCCAGACCATCCCGAGGGCACAACCAAGTTTGAGATGTACCGCAACTATCAGTCGAAGGTGAAGTCGATCGCACCTCACAATCTACTGGCACTCTATCGCGGCGAAACCGAAGGCATTCTCGATGTTGAAGTGAGCTTTGACCAGGAAGCGGTACAAAGTTATCTGGAATCAAAGGAGATTCGCAGCAAAAATCCGGTGATCCGCAAGTTCTACCGCGAAATGCTGGCAGATGCATTCGATCGCCTGATGAAAACTTCGCTGATTAATGAAGTCCGGGGAGCGAAAAAACTAGAGGCAGATGTGGAGTCGATCAAGACCTTCGAGGAAAATTTGCGCGAACTTCTGCTCTCGGCTCCGGCAGGCATGAAACCAACCCTAGCGGTCGATCCGGGCTTCCGCACAGGCTGTAAGGTATCGGTGCTGGATCAAACAGGCAAGTTTTTGGAGTATCAAACGATTTTTCCGCATCAGGCAGCCGCGCAGCGAGTCCAGGCAGGCAATACCCTCAAGACGCTGATTGAGAAATATCACGTTGAACTGATTGCGATCGGCAATGGCACTGCCGGACGAGAAACCGATGAGTTTGTGGCAGAGGTGCTGCAATCGCTGGAGCGCAAGCCTGTTAAGGTGATGGTGAATGAGTCGGGGGCTTCAATCTATTCTGCCAGTCCTGTGGCGATCGAGGAATTTCCGGAGTTTGATATTACCGTCAGAGGCGCGATCAGCATTGGGCGACGACTGCAAGATCCGCTGGCAGAACTGGTGAAAATCGATCCGAAGTCGATCGGGGTCGGGCAGTATCAGCATGACGTGGATCAAAAATTGCTGAAGAAAAAGCTAGACGAAACAGTGGAAAGCTGTGTGAACTATGTCGGCGTGGATCTGAACATGGCATCCAAGCAGCTCCTCAGCTATGTATCGGGAATTTCAGCCACCGTCGCGAACAATATTGTGGCGTATCGCAACCAGAACGGGGTATTCCGCGATCGAAAGGAACTGTTGAAAGTCACTAAGTTAGGCCCCAAAGCCTTCGAGCAAGCCGCCGGATTTTTGCGAATTCGAGACGGCAAGAATCCTCTAGACAATACCGCAGTTCACCCGGAAAGCTATGCTGTCGTCGAACGAATCGCCGCTGATCTTCAGGTTCCTCTCACTCAAATCACCGAGGTTGCCGATCGCGTCAAAAAGGCTGACTTGAAGAAGTATGTCACCGATAAAGTCGGGGAACCTACCCTGCGCGACATTCTGGCGGAACTAGAGAAGCCCGGACGCGACCCTCGTGCCGAGTTCAAATATGCCACTTTCAAGGAAGGCATCAAGGAAATCAGCGATCTCAAGCCCGACATGGAGCTAGAAGGCGTCGTGACCAACGTGGCGAACTTTGGCGCATTTGTTGATATTGGTGTGCATCAAGACGGATTAATTCACGTTTCCCAACTCGCCGATCGCTTTGTCAGTGACCCGAAACAAATTGTCAAAGTGGGTCAAGTCGTCAAGGTGCGCGTTCTGGAAGTGAATGAGCAACTGAAGCGAATCAGTCTATCCATGAAATCTGTTGGCTCTGGTTCTCCATCTGCGGGAAAAGCCCAAGAGCGATCGCAGCCATCTGCCAAATCTCAGGGGAAGCCTCAAGGGAAGCCTCAGGAAAAGCCTCAGGAAAAGTCTCAGGAAAAGCGATCGGAGAATAAAGCCCCTAATCTGAGTGATCTGAAGGCAAAGCTAAACCGCAAGCTTTAA
- a CDS encoding GNAT family N-acetyltransferase: MERDCSQIQFCVHEGLSSGSCSREIDLRQIQSLFQVTAFWAKDRRLEDWAVALANSNPNVTAWDGDRLIGFSRATSDGIYRATIWDVAIHPDYQGAGLGRKLVETVLMHPHVNQVERVYLMTTHQQQFYQRIGFEENQTTTMVLFNQPVSQEGLLIAVEMLG, encoded by the coding sequence ATGGAGAGGGATTGCAGTCAGATCCAGTTCTGTGTTCATGAAGGGTTAAGCAGTGGCTCTTGTTCCCGCGAGATTGATCTTCGTCAGATTCAGAGCTTATTTCAGGTCACTGCATTTTGGGCAAAAGACCGACGATTGGAAGACTGGGCAGTGGCTCTGGCAAACAGTAACCCTAATGTGACAGCTTGGGATGGCGATCGACTCATTGGCTTTTCTCGCGCCACTTCTGACGGCATCTATCGCGCCACGATCTGGGATGTGGCAATTCACCCAGATTATCAGGGAGCCGGACTGGGACGAAAACTTGTGGAAACAGTGCTGATGCATCCTCACGTCAATCAGGTTGAGCGAGTTTACCTGATGACTACGCACCAGCAGCAGTTTTATCAGCGCATTGGCTTTGAGGAAAATCAAACCACTACCATGGTGCTGTTCAATCAGCCTGTGTCGCAGGAAGGTTTGCTGATCGCAGTTGAGATGCTGGGTTAG
- a CDS encoding diheme cytochrome C, whose product MPLFNPLSSHSQLPSNRSRPFRRRSPLILFLLLFLWSIVLGWGLAQATTPPHAASPSIVAQTNTAQANTAQADSEAIGTVDPVPQQFQAGQRFYLENCATCHLGLPPAVMPTQTWRDLLQDSQHYGTQITPLQQPALDLVWNYISTYSRPIAKNETVPYRLPRSRYFKALHPKVQFSEPVTLQSCLACHPAARQFDYRSLTPEWENAP is encoded by the coding sequence ATGCCATTGTTCAACCCGCTCTCAAGTCATTCTCAACTGCCCTCAAACCGATCGCGCCCATTTCGTCGTCGATCGCCGCTGATCCTCTTTCTGCTACTTTTCCTCTGGAGCATTGTTTTAGGCTGGGGATTGGCACAAGCAACCACACCTCCCCATGCAGCCAGTCCTAGCATCGTTGCTCAAACCAATACTGCTCAAGCCAATACTGCTCAAGCCGACAGTGAAGCGATCGGTACAGTCGATCCCGTACCCCAGCAGTTTCAAGCAGGACAACGGTTCTATCTGGAAAACTGCGCGACCTGTCATCTGGGCTTACCTCCGGCAGTGATGCCAACCCAAACCTGGCGCGACCTTTTACAAGATTCTCAGCATTACGGCACGCAAATCACGCCATTACAGCAACCCGCCCTTGATCTGGTGTGGAATTACATCTCGACCTACTCTCGCCCGATCGCCAAAAATGAAACTGTACCTTATCGATTACCGCGATCACGCTATTTCAAAGCACTCCATCCCAAGGTGCAGTTCTCTGAACCTGTGACGTTGCAAAGCTGCCTTGCCTGTCATCCCGCTGCCCGCCAATTTGACTACCGATCGCTGACTCCAGAATGGGAAAATGCGCCGTGA
- the secA gene encoding preprotein translocase subunit SecA, whose product MLKNLLGDPNARKLKRYRNDIVEINLLEEEIQALSDEQLTGKTAEFKQRLEKGESLDDLLPEAFAVVREAGKRVLGMRHFDVQLIGGMVLHNGQIAEMKTGEGKTLVSTLPAYLNALTGKGVHIVTVNDYLARRDAEWMGQVHRFLGLSVGLIQSSMTQIDRRRNYNCDITYATNSELGFDYLRDNMATSIEDVVQREFNFCIIDEVDSVLVDEARTPLIISGQVERPSEKYVRAAQVAAALTRKETEEDPNGHYEVDEKQRNVILADEGFIASEQLLGVQDLFDPKDPWAHYIFNAIKAKELFIKNVNYIVRGDEVVIVDEFTGRVLPGRRWSDGLHQAIEAKENVEIQPETQTLATITYQNFFLLYPKLGGMTGTAKTEEAEFEKIYNLEVTIIPTNRITGRRDVPDVVYKTEAAKWNAIAQECAEFHEKGRPVLVGTTSVEKSEVLSRLLNELQVPHNLLNAKPENVERESEIIAQAGRKGAVTIATNMAGRGTDIILGGNADYMARLKLREYFMPRVVQPEDEGGFAVTNVMHGDSRSGGQGFGQPTKKVKTWKASPQIYPTALSKETEKLLKEAVEFSVQQYGERSVPELQAEDIVAVASEKAPTDDAAILRLREVYNLIRKEYETFTQAEHDEVVGLGGLHVIGTERHESRRIDNQLRGRAGRQGDPGSTRFFLSLEDNLLRIFGGDRVAGLMNAFRVEEDMPIESGMLTRSLEGAQKKVETYYYDIRKQVFEYDEVMNNQRRAIYAERRRVLEGEDLKEQVIKYVERTMDDIVDAYINPDLPPEEWEIDKVVEKVKEFIYLLQDLEPQQLADLSVTEIKTFLHEQARIAYDLKEAQVDQLKPGLMRQAERFFILQQIDTLWREHLQQMEALREAIGLRGYGQRDPLIEYKSEGYEMFLEMMTNIRRNVVYSLFQFQPQPAEPVSQAPSELV is encoded by the coding sequence ATGTTAAAGAATCTGCTGGGCGACCCCAACGCACGTAAGTTAAAGAGATATCGAAACGACATCGTCGAGATCAATCTGCTTGAGGAAGAAATTCAAGCCCTCTCAGATGAACAGCTCACCGGGAAAACGGCTGAGTTTAAGCAGCGTCTTGAGAAAGGCGAATCGCTCGATGATTTGCTTCCTGAAGCCTTTGCCGTCGTGCGGGAGGCAGGCAAACGAGTCCTGGGAATGCGCCACTTTGATGTGCAGTTGATCGGCGGAATGGTGCTGCACAACGGGCAGATTGCCGAAATGAAAACTGGGGAAGGCAAAACCCTCGTTTCAACCCTACCTGCTTATCTCAATGCTTTGACCGGAAAGGGCGTTCACATCGTTACCGTGAATGACTATCTGGCGCGGCGCGACGCGGAATGGATGGGGCAGGTTCACCGTTTTCTGGGGCTGAGTGTCGGTTTGATTCAGAGCAGCATGACTCAGATCGATCGCCGCCGGAACTACAACTGCGATATCACCTATGCGACGAATAGCGAACTCGGCTTCGACTATCTGCGCGACAATATGGCAACCTCGATCGAGGATGTGGTGCAGCGTGAGTTTAACTTCTGCATTATTGACGAAGTAGATTCTGTCCTGGTGGATGAAGCCCGTACCCCGCTAATTATTTCGGGTCAGGTAGAACGACCCAGTGAGAAGTATGTGCGTGCGGCTCAGGTGGCGGCTGCCTTGACTCGCAAAGAGACTGAGGAAGACCCCAACGGGCATTACGAGGTGGATGAGAAGCAGCGTAATGTCATTTTGGCAGATGAAGGATTTATCGCTTCTGAGCAACTGCTCGGTGTGCAAGATTTGTTTGACCCAAAAGACCCCTGGGCGCACTACATCTTCAACGCAATTAAAGCGAAAGAACTTTTTATTAAGAACGTTAACTATATTGTCCGGGGCGATGAAGTCGTCATAGTTGATGAGTTTACCGGACGGGTGCTGCCTGGTCGTCGTTGGAGTGATGGCTTGCACCAGGCGATCGAAGCCAAAGAAAATGTCGAAATTCAGCCAGAAACCCAAACGCTGGCAACGATTACTTATCAAAACTTCTTCCTGCTCTATCCCAAGCTGGGCGGCATGACCGGAACTGCCAAAACAGAAGAGGCAGAGTTTGAGAAGATCTACAACCTGGAAGTGACGATTATCCCAACGAACCGGATAACTGGACGGCGAGACGTACCGGATGTAGTCTACAAAACTGAAGCGGCGAAGTGGAATGCGATCGCTCAGGAATGCGCCGAGTTTCACGAAAAAGGTCGTCCGGTTTTGGTGGGAACAACCAGCGTTGAGAAATCAGAGGTGCTATCGCGGCTGTTGAATGAACTCCAGGTGCCGCACAATCTGCTGAACGCAAAGCCAGAAAACGTGGAGCGGGAATCAGAAATCATCGCGCAAGCTGGACGCAAAGGAGCCGTGACGATCGCCACGAACATGGCAGGACGCGGAACCGATATTATTTTGGGCGGTAATGCTGACTACATGGCAAGGCTGAAGCTGCGTGAGTATTTTATGCCTCGCGTGGTGCAACCGGAAGACGAAGGCGGCTTTGCAGTTACCAATGTGATGCATGGCGATAGTCGCTCTGGGGGGCAGGGCTTTGGTCAGCCGACGAAGAAGGTGAAAACCTGGAAGGCGTCTCCTCAGATCTATCCGACTGCTCTTTCTAAGGAAACCGAAAAGCTGCTAAAAGAAGCGGTTGAATTCTCTGTACAGCAATATGGCGAACGATCGGTTCCTGAACTTCAGGCAGAAGATATTGTGGCGGTTGCTTCCGAGAAAGCGCCAACCGATGATGCAGCAATTCTGCGACTGCGCGAAGTCTATAACCTGATTCGCAAAGAGTACGAAACCTTTACTCAGGCAGAACATGATGAAGTCGTTGGGTTGGGCGGCTTGCATGTTATCGGTACAGAAAGACATGAATCTCGCCGAATTGATAACCAGCTTCGCGGACGTGCCGGACGGCAGGGTGACCCTGGTTCGACTCGCTTCTTCCTCAGTTTGGAAGATAACCTGCTGCGGATTTTTGGCGGCGATCGAGTGGCAGGCTTGATGAATGCCTTCCGGGTTGAAGAGGATATGCCCATTGAGTCGGGAATGTTAACCCGATCGCTCGAAGGTGCACAGAAAAAGGTGGAAACCTACTACTACGACATCCGGAAGCAGGTGTTTGAGTATGACGAGGTGATGAACAACCAGCGTCGTGCCATCTATGCCGAGCGGCGACGGGTGTTAGAAGGGGAAGACCTGAAAGAGCAGGTGATTAAGTACGTGGAGCGGACGATGGATGACATCGTTGATGCTTACATTAACCCTGACTTGCCACCGGAAGAGTGGGAGATTGATAAGGTCGTGGAAAAGGTGAAGGAATTCATCTATCTGCTACAAGACCTGGAGCCCCAACAGCTTGCCGACCTTAGCGTTACCGAAATTAAGACATTCCTGCATGAGCAAGCTCGGATTGCCTACGACCTGAAAGAGGCACAGGTTGACCAGCTCAAACCGGGGCTGATGCGGCAGGCAGAACGGTTCTTTATCTTGCAGCAAATTGATACCCTCTGGCGCGAACACCTCCAGCAAATGGAGGCTCTGCGAGAGGCGATCGGTCTACGCGGATATGGTCAGCGTGATCCGCTGATTGAATATAAGAGCGAGGGCTATGAGATGTTCCTGGAAATGATGACGAACATCCGCCGCAATGTGGTTTACTCGCTGTTCCAGTTCCAGCCACAGCCTGCCGAACCCGTTTCGCAAGCGCCATCAGAATTGGTCTAA
- a CDS encoding Rieske 2Fe-2S domain-containing protein produces the protein MTDLKFDFFQHWYPISPIEDLDPDRPTSIVLLGQRFVVWKPRFSNQYCVFLDQCPHRLAPLSEGRVDEKTGHLVCSYHGWQFDAQGACTHVPQAEDPNLIAKNRDHYCATALPTQEANDLLWVWPDAASASIAPSRPLPLSPQVDANLGFVWSSMVRDLEYDWQTLVENVADPSHVPFAHHGVQGNRNNAKPLPIKIVKSTQDCIEAETEGRFETQITFHPPCHLEYAMRFGGDRRVGLVTYCIPVSPGKSRIVAQFPRNFAKQLHRWTPRWWSHVTVRNSVLDGDMILLHYQERDLQQRSQTESWKTAYKLPTSADRMVIEFRRWVDQHCHGQLPWGGINPSIELPLLDRQQLLDRYHQHTTICGSCRQALKNVHRLQIGLLGYFFVALSVAAVMPDRFRILISLPLVLTALLGLAIYAGLKYWLEPKFYFVDYIHANR, from the coding sequence ATGACAGATTTAAAGTTCGACTTTTTTCAACATTGGTATCCCATTTCACCGATCGAAGATCTCGACCCTGATCGTCCGACATCGATCGTTTTGCTGGGTCAGCGGTTCGTTGTGTGGAAGCCTCGCTTTTCAAATCAGTATTGCGTTTTTCTGGATCAATGTCCCCATCGTTTAGCGCCGTTGAGCGAAGGACGAGTGGATGAAAAAACTGGGCATTTGGTGTGCAGTTATCATGGTTGGCAATTCGATGCTCAGGGAGCTTGTACCCATGTTCCTCAAGCAGAAGATCCCAATCTGATTGCAAAAAATCGCGATCATTATTGTGCAACGGCTCTGCCCACTCAAGAAGCCAATGATTTACTTTGGGTCTGGCCTGATGCTGCCTCTGCGTCGATCGCTCCCTCTCGTCCCTTGCCGCTTTCACCTCAGGTCGATGCCAATCTTGGGTTTGTCTGGTCATCAATGGTGCGTGACCTGGAATATGACTGGCAAACTCTCGTTGAAAACGTTGCCGATCCCTCCCACGTTCCGTTTGCTCATCATGGCGTGCAGGGCAACCGCAATAATGCCAAACCACTTCCTATCAAGATTGTGAAATCCACTCAAGATTGTATAGAAGCCGAAACTGAAGGTCGGTTTGAGACACAGATTACGTTTCATCCTCCCTGCCATTTGGAGTATGCAATGCGTTTTGGAGGCGATCGGCGAGTTGGGCTGGTGACCTATTGCATTCCGGTTTCTCCGGGCAAGTCCAGAATTGTGGCTCAATTCCCACGTAATTTTGCTAAACAGCTACACCGCTGGACACCGCGCTGGTGGAGCCATGTCACTGTGCGTAATTCAGTTCTGGATGGCGACATGATTCTGCTGCATTATCAAGAACGCGATTTGCAACAACGATCGCAAACTGAAAGTTGGAAGACTGCCTATAAGCTGCCAACGAGTGCCGATCGAATGGTAATTGAATTTCGTCGGTGGGTCGATCAACATTGTCACGGACAATTGCCCTGGGGAGGAATCAATCCCTCAATCGAATTGCCATTGCTCGATCGCCAACAGTTGCTCGATCGCTACCATCAACACACGACAATTTGCGGCAGTTGCCGTCAAGCACTCAAAAATGTGCATCGTTTACAGATAGGATTACTTGGCTATTTCTTTGTTGCATTGTCAGTAGCGGCTGTAATGCCCGATCGATTTCGCATCTTGATTAGTTTGCCTTTAGTTCTAACCGCACTACTTGGATTAGCGATTTATGCAGGTCTGAAGTACTGGTTGGAACCCAAGTTCTACTTTGTAGACTATATTCACGCCAACCGATAA
- a CDS encoding VOC family protein, which yields MSNSVFNSVVPILASLDITKTIQFYCSVFGFTKIYEEPAVYGIVQRDAVQIHFWACSEKHIAENTACRINVKGIDALHAEFQTKGVIHPNALLQEKPWGTREFGVVDEDGNLITFFEETQQD from the coding sequence ATGAGTAATTCAGTGTTCAATTCGGTTGTCCCAATCTTGGCATCGCTCGATATTACCAAGACTATTCAGTTCTATTGCTCTGTGTTTGGGTTTACCAAAATTTATGAAGAGCCGGCAGTCTACGGTATCGTTCAGCGGGATGCAGTACAAATTCACTTTTGGGCATGTTCAGAAAAACACATTGCCGAAAACACTGCATGTCGTATCAATGTTAAAGGAATTGATGCACTACATGCTGAATTTCAAACTAAGGGGGTCATTCATCCCAACGCACTATTGCAGGAAAAGCCTTGGGGAACCCGTGAATTTGGTGTTGTAGACGAAGATGGCAACCTTATCACATTTTTTGAGGAGACCCAGCAAGATTAG
- a CDS encoding sucrose-phosphate phosphatase: MSKFLLVTDLDNTLIGDNDALKRLNTWFRAHRQTSGSKLVYATGRSLKSYQRLLTQTLLLEPDVLIASVGTEIYYPGDALDEAWSILFSNWNRAGIAALAQQFSQLIPQPESEQRPFKLSFVLTPENRFILPELEAQLITKEMEAEIIYSNDHDLDIVQRKVNKGSALTYICQVLGFTAEQTVVCGDSGNDIALFTANTLGIIVGNARRELLQWHQDNLEGDRYLAQAQYAAGIIEGLKYFEIMHE, translated from the coding sequence GTGTCAAAGTTTCTGCTGGTTACTGATCTCGATAACACCTTAATTGGCGACAATGACGCTCTAAAACGTCTAAACACTTGGTTCAGAGCGCATCGCCAAACCTCTGGCTCAAAATTAGTCTATGCAACTGGGCGATCGTTGAAGTCCTACCAACGATTATTGACTCAAACCTTGCTGCTAGAACCTGATGTCTTGATTGCTTCAGTCGGAACTGAAATTTATTACCCAGGCGATGCATTAGATGAAGCTTGGTCTATCCTATTCTCCAACTGGAATCGAGCAGGGATTGCAGCACTTGCCCAACAATTTTCTCAGCTAATTCCTCAACCTGAAAGTGAACAACGTCCCTTCAAACTGAGTTTTGTTCTCACCCCAGAAAACAGATTTATTCTGCCAGAACTGGAAGCTCAACTCATTACGAAAGAGATGGAAGCTGAGATCATTTATAGCAATGACCATGACCTTGATATTGTGCAGCGTAAGGTTAATAAGGGAAGTGCCCTTACCTACATCTGCCAAGTGCTCGGATTTACAGCTGAACAAACGGTTGTCTGTGGAGATTCTGGAAATGATATTGCCCTATTTACAGCCAACACCCTTGGCATCATTGTGGGGAATGCTCGCAGAGAATTGCTGCAATGGCATCAGGATAATCTTGAGGGCGATCGGTACTTAGCTCAAGCCCAGTATGCTGCAGGAATTATAGAAGGACTAAAATACTTCGAGATTATGCATGAATAG
- a CDS encoding Uma2 family endonuclease: protein MKTLAKWSVEEYHRMIEAGILHGRSVELLAGEIVEMSPETPIHYTTAKRGAKYLEELLSGKADVRFNGPITLANSEPEPDIAIVRLPESAYNDRHPNPQDIFWIVEVAKTSIKKDLEVKAAIYAMAAIQEYWVLDLSAKQMIVFRNPQTDRYVEEYTIAEETITSLAFPDVLVSVKRLLS, encoded by the coding sequence ATGAAGACGCTGGCTAAATGGTCTGTAGAGGAGTATCATCGCATGATTGAAGCGGGCATTCTGCATGGTCGCTCTGTGGAATTGCTTGCAGGCGAAATTGTTGAGATGAGTCCAGAAACCCCAATTCACTACACCACAGCAAAACGAGGTGCGAAATACTTAGAAGAGTTGCTATCAGGTAAAGCTGATGTTCGCTTCAATGGTCCTATTACCCTAGCCAATTCAGAACCTGAACCTGATATTGCAATTGTTCGACTTCCAGAATCAGCGTATAACGATCGTCATCCTAATCCTCAAGATATTTTCTGGATTGTAGAAGTTGCCAAGACAAGCATAAAGAAAGACTTAGAGGTCAAGGCTGCGATTTATGCAATGGCTGCGATTCAGGAATATTGGGTTTTAGACTTATCTGCTAAGCAGATGATTGTGTTCAGGAATCCTCAAACGGATAGGTATGTTGAAGAATATACTATTGCGGAAGAAACGATTACATCACTAGCGTTTCCCGATGTTTTAGTGTCTGTCAAAAGGCTTTTATCTTAA
- a CDS encoding CRR6 family NdhI maturation factor, translating to MTTTIKLDADCLNRLDLTPVQTVIEKWLTEGTIGSQEKQLRFEVDFPRDLEDPRELSEIPEVRLWFIRLDAHYPWLPYLLDWEAGELGRYSAMLIPHQFSPTEGIQFNPEALEIFVMKKVFILIEWMQQQKIWSRSKVKFMTQMLGYEIDDGFFELIGA from the coding sequence ATGACCACGACAATTAAGTTAGACGCTGACTGTTTGAATCGTTTAGACCTGACTCCGGTTCAAACTGTGATTGAGAAATGGCTGACGGAAGGAACGATCGGCTCGCAAGAGAAGCAATTGCGCTTTGAGGTTGATTTTCCGCGTGATTTAGAAGACCCCAGAGAACTCTCGGAAATTCCGGAAGTGCGCCTCTGGTTTATTCGGTTGGACGCGCACTATCCCTGGCTGCCCTACTTGCTGGACTGGGAAGCAGGCGAACTTGGACGCTATAGCGCGATGCTGATTCCGCATCAATTTAGCCCGACTGAGGGAATTCAGTTTAACCCAGAGGCGCTTGAGATTTTTGTGATGAAGAAGGTCTTTATCTTGATCGAATGGATGCAGCAGCAAAAGATTTGGAGCCGCAGCAAAGTCAAATTTATGACTCAAATGTTGGGCTATGAAATTGATGATGGATTCTTTGAGTTGATTGGGGCTTAA
- a CDS encoding NAD(P)H-dependent oxidoreductase has protein sequence MSHTPKILAFAGSARKESFNKRLVQIAATGARAAGAEVTYLDLRDLPIPLYDQDLEAEQGIPANAMKLKELMKASQGLLIASPEYNSSITPLLKNAIDWASRPAGDEPSLACFVDKVAGIMSASPGVLGGLRGLIHLRSILGNIKVIVLPDQLAVTKAFEAFNPDGTLKDANQQNAIERIGAKVANVTAKLNA, from the coding sequence ATGAGCCACACCCCTAAAATTTTGGCATTTGCTGGGAGTGCCCGCAAAGAGTCTTTTAATAAGCGCCTGGTTCAAATTGCTGCGACTGGTGCAAGAGCTGCTGGCGCTGAAGTCACTTATCTTGATCTGCGCGATTTGCCCATCCCACTTTATGATCAAGACTTGGAAGCAGAGCAGGGCATTCCGGCAAATGCAATGAAGCTGAAGGAACTGATGAAAGCCAGCCAGGGATTGCTGATTGCTTCGCCAGAATACAATAGTTCGATCACGCCGCTGCTGAAGAATGCAATTGACTGGGCATCGCGTCCGGCTGGAGATGAACCGTCGCTGGCTTGTTTTGTTGATAAGGTGGCAGGCATTATGAGTGCATCACCAGGTGTTTTGGGAGGTCTGCGGGGTCTGATCCATTTGCGATCGATTCTGGGCAACATCAAAGTCATTGTTCTGCCTGACCAGCTTGCAGTGACAAAAGCATTTGAGGCATTTAACCCAGACGGAACCTTGAAAGACGCGAACCAACAAAACGCGATCGAACGAATTGGCGCAAAAGTGGCAAATGTCACTGCAAAACTGAACGCATAG
- the rplI gene encoding 50S ribosomal protein L9, with protein MAKRIQLVLSKDVSKLGRSGDVVEVAPGYARNFLLPQGLAVRTTPGILKQVERRREAERQRLLQLKQQSEEQKAVLEKLGRLSISKQVGENEAIFGTVTSQEIVDLIQSAAGIEIDRRNISVPEIHKLGSYTVDLKLHPEVTATVDIQVVSLK; from the coding sequence ATGGCGAAGCGCATACAGCTAGTCTTAAGTAAAGACGTTAGCAAACTGGGTCGGTCAGGTGATGTGGTTGAAGTCGCACCTGGCTATGCTCGAAATTTTCTATTACCTCAGGGATTAGCAGTCCGCACAACTCCCGGCATCCTGAAGCAGGTTGAACGCAGACGAGAAGCAGAGCGGCAAAGACTCTTACAACTGAAGCAACAGTCTGAAGAGCAAAAGGCAGTGTTAGAAAAGCTCGGTCGTTTGTCGATCTCAAAGCAAGTGGGCGAAAACGAAGCCATCTTTGGAACCGTCACCAGCCAGGAAATCGTAGATCTGATCCAATCGGCTGCTGGAATTGAAATCGATCGCCGGAACATCAGCGTTCCCGAAATCCACAAGCTCGGCTCCTATACGGTGGATCTCAAGCTTCACCCCGAAGTAACTGCAACGGTTGATATTCAGGTCGTTTCACTGAAATAG